GGATGGCCGAGAAGTACCCCGACATCACCGACTGGAAGAACCTCAACAAGTACGCCGACCTGTTCAAGACCTCCGAGTCCGGGGGCAAGGGGCAGCTGCTCGACGGCGACCCCTCCTTCGTGACCAACGACGCGGCCCTGGTGAAGAACCTGAAGCTGGACTACAAGGTCGTCTACGCGGGCAGCGAGGCGGCGCTCATCACCGGGTTCAGGCAGGCCGAGAAGCAGAAGACCCCGATGCTCGGCTACTTCTACGAGCCGCAGTGGTTCCTGTCGGAGGTCAAGCTCGTCAAGGTCAAGCTGCCCGAGTACACCGAGGGCTGCGACGCCGACGCGGAGAAGGTGGCCTGCGACTACCCGCTCTACGACCTCGACAAGATCGTGAGCAAGAAGTTCGCCGACTCCGGCAGCCCGGCGTACGACCTGGTCAAGAACTTCACCTGGACGAACGAGGACCAGAACCTCGTGGCCAAGTACATCTCCGAGGACAAGATGACGGCCGAGGAGGCCGCCGAGAAGTGGGTCGGCGACAACCCCGACAAGGTGAAAGCCTGGCTCCCCACCTCCTGAGCGCGCTCGCCTTACAAGCGAGATGTCACTGGTTCGAACCCAGTAGTGCCCACCAGCCAAAACGCCCCGTTCCTGATCTTCGGAACGGGGCGTGAGTGACTAACTCTCGAAGATGTCATCCATGGCCTTCACGCCCTGTATGAGCACCGGCCGGATTTACTTTCGATAGACGGCCTCCGTGACCACCGTGTTCCGATGGCCGGCCAGCCGTGAAATGCCCTCGATCTTGTTATCGATTGATCTGCTTCCTTTGGGAGGCGTGGCGACATGGGTCCCTCCAGATCCCACGCCGCCACGCCCGTCTTACCGGGCTCTTCCGGATAGCAACGCCGTCCATATCGCCCGAGCTTCGCCGATCGGCCAGGTGGAGGTCTCATAGACCTGATGGCCGTCATCAAGCTGCAGGGTTCGCCGGACGAACGCTCGGCCGCCGCCCTCGCACAGTTCGTAGACCGTGGCGCGGCACCAGCAGGTCCAGGCCACCGAGCGTGCCCGTTCAAGCGTCGGGTACGGCTCTCGCCAATCCAGACGGATGTGATCTCGCTGCGGCATCACCACATGCGGACTCAGGCAGTCGTCGAGCAGAATCACGACGTGCGCTCCGCGACACCCTTGGACCAGTGGGAAGCCTTGCGGAGTTCTTCGTACCGCTGGGCGATGCAGTGGGCGACGGTGATCGGGTTGTCCACGCCGTAGACCCGGTACAAGCGGCGGCCCGTCTTCGCTGAGATCTTCCCTGTCCACCAGCGGTAGGCAAGCCCGTCCGTCCAGACCACGAGGTTGGTCCAGACGGAGAGCAGGGAGACGCCGTGG
This region of Streptosporangium sp. NBC_01495 genomic DNA includes:
- a CDS encoding ABC transporter substrate-binding protein, which gives rise to MTVSRIGRPRAMALLVATGLLVSACGGAKVGESDGGAAPAASSADGKKECGTVNIAINPWVGYEATAAVIAHVAEKDLGCSVTKKDLKEEIAWQGFATGEVDAIVENWAHDDLKKKYIEDQKVAVSAGSTGNKGVIGWYVPPWMAEKYPDITDWKNLNKYADLFKTSESGGKGQLLDGDPSFVTNDAALVKNLKLDYKVVYAGSEAALITGFRQAEKQKTPMLGYFYEPQWFLSEVKLVKVKLPEYTEGCDADAEKVACDYPLYDLDKIVSKKFADSGSPAYDLVKNFTWTNEDQNLVAKYISEDKMTAEEAAEKWVGDNPDKVKAWLPTS